The following is a genomic window from Coleofasciculaceae cyanobacterium.
TATGCTTAATTTTGCAAAACCAGCCTTATTTAACTGGAGACACTCCAACCTTAGCTGATTTAGCCGTGGCAGGGCTAAGCATATTATTAAAGTTTCCCTCAGGTTCTTATCTTAATATCCCCGATCCTCTCAAGGGTAAAGGGATTCCTGGACTAGCCGATAATATTACCTTTGAACCATTTTTCGCTTGGCGCGATCGCCTTTATGCCGATTTCCGTCAGGGGTCTAGTTTTCCTCCTAGTGGGGGTAGTTCCTCTGCACCAACTTCAATCAGTATTGATTAAACTGATTAAACCAAAATTATTGAACATTTCAGGGGTGTCGATCTAGAACACCTCTTTTTTTGTTGCGCTAATTTTGCTATAGTCTGATTCGGCAATTATTTATTGGCGATCGCAAAACTAACAACTATTAACACAACCAAGCGTCTTGGTGAGCATATAGTATACTGCTGTATATCGTACTTATTTCCAAAATATAATAATTATAATAATACTGTAGTATTATCGGTGACATTGCTTTTTCGGTAACTTTCACCACTCAACGGATACCCAATATAAGCTATTTTCAGAATATATTAATCTTAAAATTTATTTACCAAAGCCAATGACAGCGACATTCTGCGAATATAAGCCAGGTTTAGAAGGCATACCTGCTACAAAATCTAGTATTAGTTTTGTTGACGGTCAAAAAGGAATTTTAGAGTATCGCGGTATTGCGATCGAAGAGTTAGCTAAAAGGGGTAGTTTTTTAGAAACAGCCTACCTACTGATTTGGGGTAAGTTACCTAGCGAACAACAGCTTAAAGAATTTGAAATTAATATTTTGTATCATCGCCGCATTAAATATCGTATTCGGGACATGATGAAATGTTTTCCTGAGTCTGGACATCCGATGGATGCTTTGCAAACTTCAGCAGCAGCATTAGGCTTATTTTATGCTCGTCGGGCTTTGGATGACCCTGAATATATCAGAAGAGCAGTAGTACGTATTTTGGCAAAAATTCCCACAATGGTAGCGGCATTTCATCAAATGCGACGGGGAAACGATGCGATTACCCCTAATGATGATTTAGATTATGCGACCAACTTTTTGTATATGCTTACCGAAAGAAAACCCCATCCTTTGGAAGCAAAAATCTTCGATGTCTGTCTGACGCTACACGCAGAACATACCATTAATGCCTCAACCTTTTCAGCCATGGTAACTGCTTCTACGCTGACCGATCCTTATGCTGTAGTTGCTTCGGCTGTAGGAACTTTAGCAGGTCCACTTCACGGAGGGGCAAACGAAGAAGTATTATTGATGTTAGAAAATATTGGCTCGGTAAAAGATGTTCGGCCTTATATAGAAAATTTAATTGCCAATAAGCAAAAAATTATGGGCTTTGGGCATCGCGTCTACAAAGTTAAAGACCCTAGAGCTAAGATTTTACAAGGGTTAGCCGAAGAACTATTCGATCAAACAGGACACGATCATTACTACGATCTTGCTTTGGAATTAGAAAGAGTTATTGAAGCAAAATTAGGACAAAGAGGAATTTATCCTAACGTTGATTTCTATTCTGGCTTGGTATATCGAAAACTAGGAATTCCTACCGATTTATTTACGCCAATTTTTGCGATCGCTCGCGTCGCAGGCTGGTTGGCACACTGGAAAGAACAGTTAGCCGTAAACCGCATCTTCCGCCCAACTCAAATTTATACAGGAGAACATAATGCTCCTTACATTCCGATGGAAGAAAGGTAATGAGAAAGATTGAGAATGAGGGATAAGAAGTAAGGGCTAGATAAAGGCAAAACTCCTTTGCTTTCTGGCATTCAAGACTGAGGAGTCAGATTTTTGCCACCAAATATCAGAAATATAATTGGCATCAATAGTAAATCATTTTCACTGACCTGATAATTCAAAATTCATCCCTGTAATGGTTGGTTTCATCAGAAAAAGTTGTTAATATTTGTAGCATGGCAAATTCAAGGCTACAGAAACTAGGCAACTACCTTCGTCCCCACTGGCGAACGGTTTTATGGGGAACAGTCGCTCTCGTAATTGTAAATGCGTTGGGAGTTTATATTCCTCTATTAATTCGAGACAGTATTGACCAGCTACAGGGAGAATTTAGCTTCAATCAGCTGTCGCGTACTGCATTATGGTTGCTGGTTTTGTCAGCTATTATGTGGACTTTTCGGATGCTATCCCGTACCTCAATTTTTGGTGTAGGAAGACAAGTAGAGTTCGATCTCAAGCAAAGAATTTTTCAACATTTACTAACCATAGAGCCAGGATATTTCTCTAACAACACATCGGGAGATTTAATTAATCGCGCTACTAGTGATGTCGATAATATCCGCCGTTTGGTAGGATTTGCGGTGTTGAGCTTTATCAATATAATTTTTGCCTATGCCTTTACTCTTCCTGCGATGCTGAGGATTCATGTTCGGCTTACCATATTGGCGATAGCCGTGTATCCAGT
Proteins encoded in this region:
- a CDS encoding citrate synthase, which translates into the protein MTATFCEYKPGLEGIPATKSSISFVDGQKGILEYRGIAIEELAKRGSFLETAYLLIWGKLPSEQQLKEFEINILYHRRIKYRIRDMMKCFPESGHPMDALQTSAAALGLFYARRALDDPEYIRRAVVRILAKIPTMVAAFHQMRRGNDAITPNDDLDYATNFLYMLTERKPHPLEAKIFDVCLTLHAEHTINASTFSAMVTASTLTDPYAVVASAVGTLAGPLHGGANEEVLLMLENIGSVKDVRPYIENLIANKQKIMGFGHRVYKVKDPRAKILQGLAEELFDQTGHDHYYDLALELERVIEAKLGQRGIYPNVDFYSGLVYRKLGIPTDLFTPIFAIARVAGWLAHWKEQLAVNRIFRPTQIYTGEHNAPYIPMEER